In Dyadobacter sp. NIV53, a single window of DNA contains:
- a CDS encoding MG2 domain-containing protein: protein MKISLVSAFSLLIFLFLFNSCSSINEIRIAGTNFTDEISQSQNLVFTFNKDLVNESQLDSWDSTQYVKFEPAVKGKFKWTAPNELVFSPVAGFGSATAYKAKLTDFLLTNTAKEKKYKVTSNPVNFHTPYLNLVETESWWGLSKESGRQEARLKLIFNYPVNARNVAERLKLILTDKPADFKVLPSTDEKSVTLSLTNTGKADNNSVPVSIQISKGLKAQNTTYVTQEIISVSTSLPSPLHLEITDIKTGFENNSAFARVITTQELNPESIGNGFAINPAITFKPEITENGFIIRGDFNETDTYSLLINKSLKGILGPLLEEETSRDLFFGKMPAGISFANKKALYMTSKGSRNMGVQIVNIPKVQVKIAKLYANNILNYVRNNRWDDYTQIGEEWKPSGAYQYSDDVESNFSDIIVDKTVETENLPRNKGISALNIALPDDNQRKGIYLVSVHSKEEAYMSATKLVSISDIGLIVKQGKDEIWIFANSIKTNEPLADLEVTLLSSNNQSVHTLTTDGQGIAHVEKLSERAPGFKIAMITAGSKEDFNYLLLNDTRVETSRFEVEGQRDNVSGFQAFIYGQRDIYRPGETMHFNTVLRMQNWQTAKEIPLKLRLVTPNGREYRTWRKSTNEQGAVETEVVIDAAALTGTYILEVYNANEILLASHPVSVEEFIPDRIKVDLSGAQKEYVSGGTVVLTATATNLFGPPAANRTYEMEFQLKRKGFFATGFPEFTFDIPAETTFEKEGRQGVTNAQGQAIERFPLAPGLKDIGVLEGKIYVTVFDENGRPVNRLQRFDVFTQPVFYGIRLPGSYMGVNAPVPVDIVGVNNKGNLQGGTSAKVEVVRLEYQTVVEKKNEQLRYTSRKNEKVVYSNLLNLPKGQGIFRYVPTVSGEYEIRVRRQGAEHYTVANFYAYGSGYTQYSSFEVSNEGRVLIETDKQIYQPGETAKILFKTPFDGRLLVTIERNNILEQHVLTTEKKLPN, encoded by the coding sequence ATGAAAATCTCTTTGGTCTCAGCTTTTAGTCTGTTAATTTTTTTATTCCTTTTCAACAGTTGCTCTTCCATAAATGAAATCAGAATAGCAGGAACCAACTTCACGGACGAGATCAGCCAGTCACAGAACCTGGTTTTTACTTTTAATAAAGATCTGGTCAATGAAAGTCAGCTTGACAGTTGGGATTCAACACAATACGTAAAGTTTGAACCAGCGGTAAAAGGAAAATTTAAATGGACGGCTCCAAATGAACTGGTTTTTTCCCCGGTTGCCGGTTTCGGTTCTGCCACTGCGTATAAAGCAAAACTGACTGATTTTTTATTAACTAATACTGCCAAAGAGAAAAAGTACAAAGTTACAAGTAACCCTGTCAATTTTCATACACCATATCTGAACCTGGTCGAAACGGAAAGCTGGTGGGGATTGTCCAAAGAAAGTGGCAGACAGGAAGCGCGTTTAAAACTTATTTTCAATTATCCGGTAAATGCCCGGAATGTGGCTGAACGGCTAAAATTAATACTTACTGATAAACCGGCAGACTTTAAAGTTTTGCCATCAACCGACGAAAAGTCTGTTACACTTTCACTGACCAATACGGGTAAGGCTGATAATAATTCAGTGCCCGTTTCTATTCAGATCAGTAAAGGATTAAAAGCCCAAAACACGACTTATGTAACGCAGGAAATTATTTCTGTAAGTACCAGTTTACCTTCACCGCTTCATTTGGAAATAACTGACATCAAAACAGGTTTTGAGAATAACAGTGCATTTGCAAGAGTAATTACAACGCAGGAATTGAATCCGGAAAGTATTGGAAATGGTTTTGCCATTAATCCTGCCATAACTTTTAAACCGGAAATTACTGAAAATGGCTTTATTATCCGTGGTGATTTTAATGAAACAGACACGTATTCTCTACTGATTAACAAGTCGTTAAAAGGAATACTTGGGCCATTATTGGAAGAAGAAACTTCACGTGACCTGTTTTTTGGTAAAATGCCTGCGGGAATCTCATTTGCAAATAAAAAGGCATTGTACATGACTTCCAAAGGTTCACGCAATATGGGCGTCCAGATCGTAAATATTCCAAAAGTACAGGTTAAAATAGCCAAACTTTACGCCAACAATATCCTGAATTATGTACGGAATAATCGTTGGGATGATTACACACAGATTGGTGAAGAATGGAAACCAAGTGGCGCTTATCAGTATAGTGATGATGTCGAAAGTAATTTCAGTGATATCATTGTGGATAAAACCGTTGAAACTGAGAATCTTCCCAGGAATAAAGGAATTTCGGCACTGAACATTGCATTGCCTGACGACAATCAGCGAAAGGGAATTTATTTGGTTTCTGTTCATTCAAAGGAAGAAGCGTACATGAGCGCTACCAAACTTGTTTCCATTTCTGATATCGGGTTGATCGTCAAACAGGGAAAAGATGAGATCTGGATTTTTGCCAATTCTATAAAAACCAATGAGCCGCTGGCTGATCTGGAAGTGACCTTGCTAAGTTCCAACAACCAGTCGGTACACACACTTACTACTGACGGGCAAGGCATTGCGCATGTTGAAAAACTTAGCGAGAGAGCGCCGGGTTTTAAAATTGCGATGATTACTGCAGGTAGTAAAGAAGACTTCAATTATTTGCTTTTAAATGACACACGCGTTGAAACTTCACGTTTTGAAGTAGAAGGACAACGTGATAATGTTTCCGGTTTTCAGGCATTTATTTATGGTCAGCGGGATATTTACAGGCCGGGGGAAACGATGCATTTTAATACCGTTCTCAGAATGCAGAACTGGCAGACTGCCAAGGAAATCCCTTTAAAACTTCGTCTTGTTACTCCAAACGGGCGTGAATACCGGACCTGGCGAAAAAGCACCAATGAACAGGGAGCAGTTGAAACAGAAGTTGTAATAGACGCAGCTGCTTTGACAGGAACGTATATCCTGGAAGTTTATAATGCAAATGAGATACTGTTGGCTTCGCATCCGGTAAGTGTAGAAGAATTTATTCCTGACCGGATTAAGGTTGATTTAAGCGGTGCACAAAAAGAGTATGTTTCCGGCGGAACCGTAGTACTGACGGCAACCGCAACCAATTTGTTTGGACCGCCGGCTGCTAACCGCACTTATGAAATGGAATTCCAGCTGAAACGAAAAGGTTTTTTTGCTACCGGGTTCCCTGAATTCACATTCGATATACCTGCCGAAACTACTTTTGAAAAGGAAGGCAGGCAAGGCGTTACCAATGCACAAGGACAAGCTATTGAAAGATTTCCCCTGGCGCCAGGGCTGAAAGATATTGGCGTACTGGAAGGAAAAATCTACGTAACCGTTTTTGACGAAAATGGCCGTCCGGTCAACAGATTACAGCGTTTTGATGTATTTACCCAACCTGTATTTTACGGAATCAGGTTGCCAGGATCTTATATGGGCGTCAATGCACCTGTTCCGGTTGACATTGTAGGTGTAAACAACAAAGGGAATTTACAAGGCGGAACTTCTGCGAAAGTGGAAGTAGTGCGCCTTGAATACCAGACTGTTGTTGAAAAAAAGAATGAACAATTACGCTATACTTCCCGAAAGAATGAAAAGGTTGTTTATTCGAATTTACTCAATTTACCGAAAGGACAGGGAATATTCAGGTATGTTCCTACGGTTTCGGGTGAATATGAAATCCGCGTTCGCCGCCAGGGTGCTGAACACTACACCGTTGCCAATTTTTATGCTTATGGTTCAGGCTATACCCAATATTCTTCCTTTGAAGTAAGTAATGAAGGAAGAGTTTTGATAGAAACGGACAAGCAGATATATCAACCCGGCGAAACGGCAAAAATTCTCTTCAAAACACCATTCGACGGGCGACTACTTGTAACTATTGAGCGAAATAATATCCTTGAACAACATGTACTGACTACAGAAAAAAAGCTACCGAACTGA
- a CDS encoding Fic family protein, whose product METLEELTVKYQQVTKGVIDYEKYNLYAISHHSTVIEGNTLTEVETQVFLDQGLTAKGKPLMHHLMVKNHLEALQFVVNQAHKKTSLTLSFIKQVAAIVMKDTGTVHNTVLGNFDTSKGDLRLLNVSAGIGGKSYMNYSKVPQAMKELCQDFESHVTAEKLTTNQVNDLAFLLHYQFVTIHPFADGNGRTGRLLMNYIQAFYGKPLTVLFSQNKTDYINALVETRREENIEIFLDFMREQHISYLQNEIARLLEPAITRKYFGGVGLFF is encoded by the coding sequence ATGGAAACGCTGGAAGAACTTACGGTCAAATATCAGCAGGTCACCAAGGGTGTGATTGACTATGAGAAATATAATCTGTATGCCATTTCTCACCATTCCACTGTTATAGAAGGCAATACGCTTACCGAAGTAGAAACACAAGTATTTCTTGATCAAGGTTTAACTGCAAAGGGAAAACCTTTAATGCATCATCTTATGGTCAAAAACCATTTGGAAGCATTACAATTTGTAGTTAATCAGGCTCACAAGAAGACTTCTTTAACACTTTCATTTATCAAACAGGTGGCGGCAATCGTTATGAAAGATACGGGAACAGTTCACAATACTGTTTTAGGTAATTTCGACACCTCAAAAGGCGATTTACGTTTGTTAAATGTTTCGGCAGGAATTGGCGGCAAAAGCTATATGAATTATAGCAAAGTCCCGCAAGCAATGAAGGAGCTATGTCAGGATTTTGAAAGCCATGTAACGGCTGAAAAACTCACAACAAACCAGGTAAATGATCTGGCTTTTCTTCTTCATTATCAATTTGTAACGATTCATCCTTTTGCAGATGGAAACGGCAGAACAGGACGATTATTAATGAACTACATTCAGGCATTCTACGGCAAGCCTTTAACTGTTCTTTTCTCCCAGAATAAAACGGACTATATCAATGCGCTTGTTGAAACACGCAGAGAGGAAAATATTGAAATCTTCCTGGATTTCATGAGAGAGCAACATATTTCTTATCTCCAAAATGAAATTGCGAGATTACTGGAACCTGCTATAACACGGAAATATTTTGGTGGAGTTGGATTATTTTTCTAA
- a CDS encoding 4-hydroxy-3-methylbut-2-enyl diphosphate reductase, with the protein MKTFNIPDFYRSHIITPIKEFRRKNDKLKRDFTPTLLDFGPVQFLIARHFGFCYGVENAIDIAYKAISENPDKRIFLLSEMIHNPDVNRDLTDRGVKFLMDTKGKLLIPWEELTPDDIVIVPAFGTTIENQKKLTELGINSYIYDTTCPFVEKVWNRAAQIGEKDYTIIVHGKPFHEETRATFSHSKENAPTIVVENMEQTQKLAKYITGEMPAQNFFEEFHGQFSEGFNPEKDLQRIGVVNQTTMLASDTQGIADYLKNVMIRHYNLRPEQVENHFANTRDTLCYATNDNQDATYALLTHDADVVIVAGGYNSSNTSHLVELCEIKFPTYFIESVNKILDKTLIRHFNLHTKEEMVTENYLPQNTPVRIMLTCGASCPDAVVEGILLRLLSFFDGAKAVDEVMVGF; encoded by the coding sequence ATGAAAACGTTCAATATCCCGGATTTTTACAGAAGCCACATTATAACTCCGATCAAAGAGTTCAGGCGTAAAAATGATAAACTTAAAAGAGACTTTACACCTACTCTGCTGGACTTTGGCCCGGTACAATTTCTGATCGCACGCCATTTCGGATTTTGTTATGGCGTGGAAAATGCTATTGATATTGCCTACAAAGCGATTTCTGAAAATCCTGACAAACGAATTTTCCTGTTAAGTGAAATGATTCACAATCCGGATGTAAACCGTGATCTGACAGACCGGGGCGTAAAGTTTTTAATGGATACAAAGGGAAAACTCCTCATTCCCTGGGAAGAACTGACGCCGGATGATATTGTAATCGTACCGGCTTTTGGAACGACCATCGAAAACCAGAAAAAACTGACGGAACTTGGCATTAACTCCTACATATACGATACAACCTGCCCGTTTGTAGAAAAAGTATGGAACCGTGCGGCACAAATCGGTGAGAAAGATTACACGATTATTGTTCATGGAAAACCTTTTCATGAAGAAACCCGCGCTACTTTTTCCCATAGCAAAGAAAATGCTCCGACCATTGTAGTCGAAAATATGGAACAGACGCAGAAGCTGGCCAAATATATAACAGGTGAAATGCCTGCACAAAACTTCTTTGAAGAATTTCATGGACAATTTTCAGAAGGTTTTAATCCGGAAAAAGACTTGCAGCGTATTGGAGTAGTAAATCAGACAACAATGCTTGCGTCTGATACACAAGGTATTGCAGATTATCTGAAAAACGTTATGATCAGGCATTACAATCTAAGGCCGGAACAGGTCGAAAATCATTTTGCCAATACCCGCGATACGCTGTGTTATGCAACGAACGATAACCAGGATGCTACTTATGCATTGCTCACCCATGATGCCGATGTGGTTATCGTTGCAGGCGGATACAATAGTTCGAATACTTCCCACCTGGTCGAACTTTGCGAGATTAAATTCCCGACGTATTTCATCGAATCCGTTAATAAAATTCTGGATAAGACATTAATCAGGCACTTTAACCTGCATACCAAAGAAGAAATGGTGACAGAAAATTATCTGCCTCAAAATACCCCGGTTCGTATTATGCTTACCTGCGGCGCTTCCTGCCCGGATGCCGTTGTAGAAGGTATTTTATTGAGATTATTATCCTTTTTTGACGGAGCGAAAGCGGTAGATGAGGTGATGGTTGGGTTTTGA
- a CDS encoding RNA polymerase sigma factor — MKTNLYTDRHVELVERCKLGERKAQYELYKSYSKAMFNICMRIINHIGEAEDALQEAFVDAFSNLHQFRHQSTFGAWLKQIVVNKAINQVRSRKVKWVEIDEWQESMDGEGGPSEEITIWDEDDNSLEVERIRNAVLRLPDGYRVVLSLYLFEGYDHEEIGEVLGISESTSRTQYMRAKRKLVEMMER; from the coding sequence TTGAAAACAAATTTGTACACTGACCGGCATGTCGAACTGGTGGAGCGATGTAAACTCGGAGAGCGTAAAGCGCAATATGAGCTTTATAAAAGCTATTCGAAGGCAATGTTCAACATTTGCATGCGGATCATAAACCATATTGGTGAGGCAGAGGACGCTTTGCAAGAGGCCTTTGTAGATGCTTTCTCAAACCTGCACCAGTTTCGGCATCAGTCGACATTTGGAGCGTGGCTTAAACAGATTGTAGTAAACAAAGCCATCAACCAGGTCAGGAGCAGAAAGGTAAAATGGGTTGAAATTGATGAATGGCAGGAATCGATGGATGGAGAAGGAGGGCCCTCCGAGGAAATCACGATTTGGGATGAGGATGACAATTCTTTGGAAGTCGAACGAATCCGTAATGCCGTACTACGATTGCCGGATGGTTACAGAGTAGTTTTAAGCCTTTATTTATTTGAAGGATACGACCATGAAGAAATCGGGGAAGTATTGGGAATCAGTGAATCTACATCCCGAACGCAATACATGAGGGCAAAACGGAAGCTGGTGGAAATGATGGAAAGATGA